One region of Candidatus Methylomirabilota bacterium genomic DNA includes:
- a CDS encoding cyclase family protein: MADAALPTRDRVEGYFKELNNWGRWGHDDQLGTVNLITPAKQAQAQRLIKKGRTVSLARDVIPRPVYMYHMTFPSKRERVDVVLDRFDMVYHGFWITHVDALCHVGWDGELYNGRPFAESLTTDGALWCPIDPIFERGITTRGVFLDIAAGRKEGYVTVGHPVTPRELDEAERRAGVRVEPGDVVVVRSGDEKFRQDNPDWKPRISEHPGLHLSCLEWFRAKDIAGISWDMMDERPSRYPGFGMSAHLAIPFLGLALIDNSDPERLAKACAEEGRNEFLFTATPLRLVGATGAPAHPLAIF, translated from the coding sequence ATGGCTGATGCCGCGCTGCCCACCCGTGACCGCGTCGAGGGGTACTTCAAGGAGCTGAACAACTGGGGCCGCTGGGGCCACGACGACCAGCTCGGCACCGTGAACCTGATCACCCCGGCCAAGCAGGCCCAGGCCCAGCGGCTGATCAAGAAGGGGCGCACCGTCTCGCTGGCGCGCGACGTGATCCCGCGCCCCGTGTACATGTACCACATGACGTTTCCGTCCAAGCGCGAGCGGGTCGACGTGGTGCTCGACCGCTTCGACATGGTCTACCACGGGTTCTGGATCACCCACGTGGATGCGCTCTGCCACGTCGGATGGGACGGCGAGCTGTACAACGGCCGCCCGTTCGCGGAGAGCCTCACCACCGACGGCGCGCTCTGGTGCCCGATCGATCCGATCTTCGAACGGGGTATTACGACCCGAGGCGTCTTCCTCGACATCGCGGCCGGGCGGAAGGAGGGCTACGTCACGGTGGGCCACCCGGTGACCCCTCGGGAGCTGGACGAGGCCGAGCGGCGCGCGGGCGTCCGGGTGGAGCCGGGCGACGTGGTGGTCGTGCGCAGCGGCGACGAGAAGTTCCGGCAGGACAATCCCGACTGGAAGCCCCGCATCTCGGAGCACCCGGGCCTGCATCTCTCCTGCCTCGAGTGGTTCCGGGCGAAGGACATCGCGGGCATCTCGTGGGACATGATGGACGAGCGCCCCAGCCGCTACCCCGGTTTCGGCATGTCCGCCCATCTGGCCATCCCGTTCCTCGGCCTGGCCCTCATCGACAACTCGGATCCCGAGCGCCTGGCGAAGGCCTGCGCCGAGGAGGGACGCAACGAGTTCCTGTTCACCGCGACGCCGCTGCGCCTCGTCGGCGCCACCGGCGCGCCGGCACACCCGCTCGCGATCTTCTGA
- a CDS encoding phosphoglycerate mutase family protein: MKVLLVRHAPAVRNGTGGVRDHDRPLTRRGRQRFRLAARGLARIAGRPDVLLTSPLTRARETADIAARAFRRVTPRIEPALGQDDVDVLVTTLKRFRADATVALVGHEPTLSGLLAHLIGMHQGDDRFAFKKGGAALVSLPEGPSMPGQLLWFVKPRILRYIGSR; the protein is encoded by the coding sequence ATGAAGGTCCTGCTCGTGCGTCACGCGCCCGCGGTGCGCAATGGCACCGGCGGCGTTCGCGACCACGACCGGCCCCTCACCCGGCGTGGCCGCCAGCGGTTCCGGCTCGCCGCGCGCGGGCTCGCCCGCATCGCCGGGCGCCCCGACGTCCTCCTGACCAGCCCGCTGACCCGGGCGCGTGAGACCGCCGACATCGCGGCCCGGGCCTTCAGGCGGGTGACGCCCCGGATCGAGCCTGCGCTCGGGCAGGACGACGTCGACGTCCTGGTCACCACGCTCAAGCGGTTTCGCGCCGACGCGACGGTCGCCCTGGTCGGGCACGAGCCGACGCTGTCGGGCCTGCTGGCCCACCTCATCGGGATGCACCAGGGGGACGACCGCTTCGCCTTCAAGAAGGGCGGCGCGGCCCTCGTGAGCCTGCCGGAGGGCCCGTCCATGCCGGGGCAGCTATTGTGGTTCGTAAAGCCGCGGATTCTCAGATATATCGGCTCCAGATAA
- the ppk1 gene encoding polyphosphate kinase 1, protein MGSDKFVNRELSWLEFNRRVLEEAQDPSVPLLERLKFLSIFSSNLDEFFMVRVAALKRRIREGEQTPTPDGLTPAAAMAAVSARVHALVELQHRTFLQDLQPPLAAEGVLLLRPKEITEEQRRFLDEYFRRTLLPVVTPLAVDPGHPFPYLGNRSLCLIASMRPTAPSVFPHSRLSIIHIPSQALPRFIALPEGEGRRAFMLLEDVVRLHLPSIYHGYEILSSHAIRVTRDADLPEPSTRTTDVLSGIERSLRERRLGDAVRLQHDGDLPADILTLLLDELELQADDVYEGAGFAAFSDLMQLYTALDIPRLKDPQQPPRPVAELESTSDVWGAIRAQDILVHHPYESFDSVIRFVREAATDPRVLAIKMTLYRVSPASPIAHALQTAVENGKEVAVLVELQARFDEEANIRWARALEEVGAHVVYGFPGFKTHCKACLVVRQESDGIRRYCHLATGNYNVRTAGIYTDIGFFTSRQSFGEDLTQLFNLLTGYSRPTRFHHLILAPSAMRDAFVERIRREAEHARTGRPARIIGKMNALVDRSVIEELYEASAAGVRIDLIVRGICCLRPEVPGLSENIRVISIVDRYLEHSRIYYFENAEHPEYLLASADWMTRNLDRRVEVAFPVLDPSLHRQIREILETQLADTVKARRILADGTSERVRPVGRPALRSQERLYEITGAGRPGADEADC, encoded by the coding sequence ATGGGCTCCGATAAGTTCGTCAACCGGGAGCTGTCGTGGCTCGAATTCAACCGGCGCGTCCTCGAGGAGGCGCAGGACCCGAGCGTGCCGCTCCTGGAGCGCCTGAAGTTCCTGTCGATCTTCAGCTCGAACCTCGACGAGTTCTTCATGGTGCGGGTGGCCGCCCTGAAGCGGCGCATCCGCGAGGGCGAGCAGACGCCGACTCCGGACGGCCTCACCCCGGCGGCCGCCATGGCCGCGGTCTCGGCCCGCGTGCACGCGCTGGTCGAGCTGCAGCACCGCACGTTCCTGCAGGACCTCCAGCCGCCGCTCGCCGCGGAAGGCGTGCTGCTGCTGCGGCCCAAGGAGATCACCGAGGAGCAGCGGCGCTTCCTCGACGAGTACTTCCGCCGCACGCTCCTGCCCGTGGTCACCCCGCTCGCGGTCGACCCGGGCCATCCATTCCCGTACCTGGGCAACCGCTCGCTCTGCCTGATCGCCTCGATGCGGCCGACCGCGCCGTCCGTCTTCCCGCACAGCCGCCTCTCGATCATCCACATCCCGAGCCAGGCCCTGCCCCGCTTCATCGCCCTGCCGGAGGGCGAGGGCCGACGCGCCTTCATGCTGCTCGAGGACGTGGTGCGGCTGCACCTGCCGAGCATCTACCACGGCTACGAGATCCTCTCGAGCCACGCGATCCGGGTGACCCGGGACGCCGACCTGCCCGAGCCGTCCACGCGCACCACCGATGTGCTGAGCGGCATCGAGCGGAGCCTGCGCGAGCGCCGGCTGGGCGACGCGGTGCGGCTGCAGCACGACGGCGATCTGCCCGCCGACATCCTGACGCTGCTGCTCGACGAGCTGGAGCTGCAGGCCGACGACGTCTACGAGGGCGCGGGCTTCGCCGCCTTCTCGGACCTGATGCAGCTCTACACCGCGCTCGACATCCCGCGGCTCAAGGACCCCCAGCAGCCGCCGCGTCCGGTGGCGGAGCTGGAGAGCACCTCCGACGTGTGGGGCGCCATCCGCGCGCAGGACATCCTGGTCCACCACCCGTACGAGAGCTTCGACAGCGTGATCCGGTTCGTGCGCGAGGCGGCGACCGATCCGCGGGTGCTCGCCATCAAGATGACCCTCTACCGGGTGAGCCCGGCCTCCCCCATCGCGCACGCGCTGCAAACCGCGGTGGAGAACGGCAAGGAGGTGGCGGTCCTCGTCGAGCTGCAGGCCCGCTTCGACGAGGAGGCGAACATCCGCTGGGCCCGGGCGCTGGAAGAGGTGGGCGCCCACGTGGTGTACGGCTTCCCCGGGTTCAAGACCCACTGCAAGGCGTGCCTGGTGGTGCGCCAGGAGTCGGACGGGATCCGGCGCTACTGCCACCTCGCCACCGGCAACTACAACGTGCGGACCGCCGGCATCTACACCGACATCGGCTTCTTCACGAGCCGGCAATCGTTCGGCGAGGACCTCACCCAGCTCTTCAATCTCCTCACCGGCTACTCGCGGCCGACCCGCTTCCACCACCTGATCCTCGCCCCGAGCGCGATGCGCGACGCCTTCGTGGAGCGCATCCGGCGCGAGGCCGAGCACGCGCGGACCGGGCGCCCGGCGCGGATCATCGGCAAGATGAACGCGCTGGTGGACCGCAGCGTGATCGAGGAGCTGTACGAGGCCAGCGCGGCCGGCGTGCGGATCGACCTGATCGTGCGGGGCATCTGCTGCCTGCGCCCCGAGGTCCCCGGCCTCTCCGAGAACATTCGCGTGATCTCGATCGTGGACCGCTACCTCGAGCACTCGCGCATCTACTATTTCGAGAACGCGGAGCATCCCGAGTACCTGCTCGCCTCCGCGGACTGGATGACCCGCAACCTCGACCGGCGCGTCGAGGTGGCCTTCCCGGTCCTGGACCCGAGCCTGCACCGGCAGATCCGCGAGATCCTCGAGACGCAGCTGGCCGACACCGTGAAGGCGCGCCGCATCCTCGCCGACGGCACCTCGGAGCGCGTCCGGCCGGTGGGCCGGCCCGCCCTGCGCTCGCAGGAGCGCCTCTACGAGATCACCGGCGCCGGCCGGCCGGGAGCCGACGAAGCCGACTGCTGA
- a CDS encoding acyl-CoA dehydrogenase family protein yields the protein MDLNYTAEDVAFRKQVRSWLEQNMPRQIRDLDERKAWHRRLYEAGYLGMGWPKEYGGQGARPMEQAIVADEMARAGAPAPTNSLGVGIVGPTIVVHGTDAQKRRYLRKILTAEEMWCQLYSEPNAGSDLAALRTAAEDRGDHFLVNGQKIWTSGGAVADWGLLLARTDPAVPKHKGISCFLMNMRQPGVDVRPLKQITGSSEFCEVFMTNARVEKENMIGRLGEGWGIAQTTLGYERGGRALARITTYASQYRTLMDAARRLKRNGRPILDDAVTRQKLGRIWADLEVERYGALRTLTMLERGEHPGAGGSLTKLSYSEFEKRFLELAEEILGPYGQLTDGVPPEFRLEVDTAVGDHGTWAYAFLWSRAGTIYAGSSEIQKNVIGERILGLPKESRADRVGGIR from the coding sequence ATGGATCTCAACTACACCGCCGAGGACGTTGCGTTCCGCAAGCAGGTCCGCTCCTGGCTCGAGCAGAACATGCCGCGTCAGATCCGAGACCTCGACGAGCGCAAGGCCTGGCACCGGCGGCTCTACGAGGCCGGCTACCTGGGCATGGGCTGGCCGAAGGAGTACGGCGGCCAGGGCGCGCGGCCGATGGAGCAGGCCATCGTGGCCGACGAGATGGCGCGCGCGGGCGCGCCGGCGCCGACCAACAGCCTGGGCGTGGGCATCGTCGGCCCCACCATCGTGGTGCACGGCACCGACGCCCAGAAGCGGCGCTATCTCCGCAAGATCCTCACCGCCGAGGAGATGTGGTGCCAGCTCTACTCCGAGCCCAACGCGGGCAGCGACCTCGCCGCGCTCCGCACCGCCGCCGAGGACCGGGGCGACCACTTCCTGGTGAACGGCCAGAAGATCTGGACCAGCGGCGGCGCGGTGGCCGACTGGGGCCTGCTGCTGGCCCGTACCGATCCCGCCGTCCCGAAGCACAAGGGCATCAGCTGCTTCCTGATGAACATGCGCCAGCCCGGCGTCGACGTGCGCCCGCTCAAGCAGATCACCGGCTCGTCGGAGTTCTGCGAGGTCTTCATGACCAACGCGCGTGTCGAGAAGGAGAACATGATCGGCCGCCTGGGCGAGGGCTGGGGCATCGCGCAGACCACGCTCGGCTACGAGCGCGGCGGGCGCGCGCTGGCCCGCATCACCACCTACGCGTCGCAGTACCGGACGCTCATGGACGCGGCCCGGCGGCTGAAGCGCAACGGCCGGCCGATCCTGGACGACGCGGTGACCCGCCAGAAGCTCGGGCGCATCTGGGCCGATCTGGAGGTCGAGCGCTACGGGGCGCTGCGCACGCTCACCATGCTGGAGCGCGGCGAGCACCCCGGCGCGGGCGGCTCGCTGACCAAGCTCTCCTACTCCGAGTTCGAGAAGCGCTTCCTGGAGCTGGCCGAGGAGATCCTCGGACCCTACGGGCAGCTCACCGACGGCGTGCCGCCGGAGTTTCGTCTCGAAGTCGACACCGCGGTGGGCGATCACGGGACCTGGGCGTACGCGTTCCTGTGGTCGCGCGCCGGCACCATCTACGCCGGATCGTCGGAGATCCAGAAGAACGTCATCGGCGAGCGCATCCTGGGACTCCCGAAGGAATCCCGCGCCGACCGCGTCGGAGGCATTCGATGA
- a CDS encoding acyl-CoA dehydrogenase family protein gives MNFSFSEDQVLLRNSVRAALDEQCAPAHVRAMADDARGYSEALWSEMAKLGWLGLPFAEEQGGAGLGLVELALVLEEMGRAAYPGPYFASVVLGGLGIQLGGSAAQQERWLPAIASGQARASAALLEDALDWDPASTTATATKVGDGWRLSGLKRFVPWAHVADVVLVPARAPEGVSLFLVDPRAAGVTLTPMIGIDLSNRWSEMRLDGVAVPTDALMGRAGDAGGLLDALLRRAAVGASAEMLGAARRCLDMSVGYVKVREQFGQLIGSFQAIRHRCAEMLMEVENCHSAVYYAAWALTAGAGDAAAAASICKSYVSEAARKVCGDAIQVHGGIGFTWEYDLHLYFKRAKALEPLYGDAAHHREQIVRGQVLHSDK, from the coding sequence ATGAACTTCTCGTTCAGCGAGGATCAGGTCCTGCTCCGCAACTCCGTCCGCGCGGCGCTGGACGAGCAGTGCGCCCCCGCCCACGTGCGCGCCATGGCCGACGACGCCCGGGGCTACTCCGAGGCGCTGTGGAGCGAGATGGCCAAGCTCGGCTGGCTCGGCCTGCCCTTCGCGGAGGAGCAGGGCGGTGCCGGCCTCGGGCTGGTCGAGCTGGCGCTCGTGCTCGAGGAGATGGGCCGCGCCGCATATCCGGGCCCGTACTTCGCCAGCGTGGTGCTGGGCGGCCTCGGCATCCAGCTGGGCGGCAGCGCGGCCCAGCAGGAGCGGTGGCTGCCCGCGATCGCCTCGGGGCAGGCGCGCGCGAGCGCGGCCCTGCTCGAGGACGCGCTCGACTGGGATCCCGCCTCCACCACCGCCACCGCCACGAAGGTCGGCGACGGCTGGCGGCTCTCCGGGCTCAAGCGCTTCGTGCCGTGGGCCCACGTGGCCGACGTGGTGCTGGTCCCGGCCCGGGCGCCCGAAGGTGTCTCCCTGTTCCTGGTGGATCCGCGCGCGGCCGGCGTCACGCTCACGCCCATGATCGGCATCGACCTGAGCAACCGCTGGTCGGAGATGCGCCTCGATGGCGTGGCGGTGCCCACCGACGCGCTGATGGGCCGCGCCGGCGACGCGGGCGGCCTCCTGGATGCGCTCCTGCGCCGGGCCGCGGTGGGCGCCTCCGCGGAGATGCTGGGGGCGGCGCGCCGGTGCCTCGACATGAGCGTGGGCTACGTGAAGGTGCGCGAGCAGTTCGGCCAGCTCATCGGCTCCTTCCAGGCCATCCGGCATCGCTGCGCCGAGATGCTGATGGAGGTGGAGAACTGCCACTCCGCGGTCTACTACGCGGCCTGGGCGCTCACCGCCGGCGCGGGCGACGCGGCCGCCGCCGCGTCCATCTGCAAGTCCTACGTGAGCGAGGCGGCCCGCAAGGTCTGCGGCGACGCGATCCAGGTGCACGGCGGCATCGGTTTCACCTGGGAGTACGATCTGCACCTCTACTTCAAGCGCGCCAAGGCGCTCGAGCCCCTCTATGGCGACGCCGCCCACCACCGCGAGCAGATCGTCCGGGGTCAGGTCTTGCATTCCGACAAATGA
- a CDS encoding CoA transferase: MTAPLGGIRVVDLTSYIAGSYGAMMLADLGADVIKVEAIEGDSFRELPGFYGWNRGKRSLALNLKDPDGCAVVHRLAKDADVVMENMRPGVVERLGVDYETLRALNPRIIYSTVTAFGSDGPYKERPGFDPLLQAMGGLMALQGFGGPPQYLRIAPTDYYCAALACQAVLAALFVRERTGRGQRVQTSLLQAVLALQSGSVVDYPGREVVLRETPTYRLYQGGDGEWFFLAVGNQSFWMKLCKVIGREDLARDPRFGSWLSRRDHADALMPLLEEAFGSRPAAEWVEILTASDIPAALTRTLQQFMRDPAVQHHQMTVTYDHPELGALTLMGQPLRFSETQAPDAGPPPTLGQHTNEVLRQAGYAAHEIADLRRRGVVAGKD, translated from the coding sequence ATGACCGCTCCGCTCGGGGGCATCCGCGTCGTCGATCTGACGTCGTACATCGCCGGCTCCTACGGGGCCATGATGCTGGCCGACCTGGGTGCCGACGTCATCAAGGTGGAGGCCATCGAGGGCGACTCGTTCCGGGAGCTGCCCGGCTTCTACGGCTGGAATCGCGGCAAGCGCTCGCTCGCGCTGAACCTGAAGGACCCGGACGGCTGCGCCGTCGTCCACCGCCTCGCCAAGGACGCCGACGTGGTGATGGAGAACATGCGTCCCGGCGTGGTCGAGCGGCTCGGCGTCGACTACGAAACCTTGCGGGCCCTGAACCCGCGGATCATCTACTCCACCGTCACCGCGTTCGGCTCCGACGGCCCCTACAAGGAGCGTCCGGGCTTCGATCCGCTGCTCCAGGCGATGGGCGGCCTCATGGCCCTGCAGGGCTTCGGCGGGCCGCCCCAGTACCTGCGCATCGCGCCCACCGACTACTACTGCGCGGCGCTGGCCTGCCAGGCGGTGCTGGCCGCGCTCTTCGTGCGCGAGCGCACCGGGCGCGGCCAGCGCGTGCAGACCTCGCTGCTGCAGGCGGTGCTCGCGCTGCAGTCGGGCAGCGTGGTGGACTACCCGGGCCGCGAGGTCGTGCTCCGCGAGACCCCGACCTACCGTCTCTACCAGGGAGGCGACGGCGAGTGGTTCTTCCTCGCGGTCGGCAACCAGTCGTTCTGGATGAAGCTCTGCAAGGTGATCGGCCGGGAGGACCTCGCCCGCGATCCGCGCTTCGGCTCCTGGCTCTCGCGCCGCGACCACGCCGACGCGCTGATGCCGCTGCTCGAGGAGGCGTTCGGCTCCCGGCCGGCCGCGGAGTGGGTCGAGATCCTGACCGCGAGCGATATCCCGGCCGCGCTCACCCGGACGCTGCAGCAGTTCATGCGGGACCCCGCGGTGCAGCACCACCAGATGACCGTCACCTACGATCACCCGGAGCTGGGAGCCCTCACCTTGATGGGCCAGCCGCTCCGCTTCTCCGAGACGCAGGCCCCCGACGCGGGCCCGCCCCCGACCCTCGGCCAGCACACCAACGAGGTCCTGCGTCAGGCGGGGTACGCCGCCCACGAGATCGCCGACCTCCGACGCCGCGGTGTCGTCGCCGGCAAGGACTGA
- a CDS encoding enoyl-CoA hydratase-related protein has product MTDKPIDTRTGGLTAATYEAIRYEQTDGVATVTLSRPEVHNAMNQAMRRELLEVFTHLRTDDGVRAVVVQGAGEKAFSAGADIREFLEPPVVTQFREARRRVDFRREMERCPQAIIAAIRGYAFGGGLELALACDIRVAAEDAQLGLTEVNLAIIPGGGGTQRLPRLVGRGKALEMILTGMRIPAAEALRIGLVERVVPVAELPSAAQALARTIADKAPVAMRYAKEAVVGGLGLPLDDGIRLENDLATLLRTTEDRVEGAKAFVEKRKPRWTGR; this is encoded by the coding sequence ATGACGGACAAACCGATCGACACACGCACCGGGGGGCTCACTGCCGCCACGTACGAGGCCATCCGCTACGAGCAGACCGACGGGGTCGCCACCGTCACGCTGTCGCGGCCCGAGGTGCACAACGCGATGAATCAGGCGATGCGCCGCGAGCTGCTGGAGGTGTTCACCCACCTCCGCACCGACGACGGCGTGCGCGCGGTGGTGGTGCAGGGCGCCGGCGAGAAGGCCTTCTCGGCCGGGGCCGACATCCGCGAGTTCCTGGAGCCGCCGGTGGTCACCCAGTTCCGCGAGGCGCGACGGCGGGTCGACTTCCGCCGCGAGATGGAGCGGTGTCCCCAGGCGATCATCGCGGCCATCCGCGGCTACGCGTTCGGCGGCGGGCTCGAGCTGGCCCTGGCCTGCGACATCCGCGTCGCCGCGGAGGACGCGCAGCTCGGGCTCACCGAGGTCAATCTCGCGATCATTCCGGGCGGCGGCGGGACGCAGCGGCTTCCGCGGCTGGTCGGGCGCGGCAAGGCGCTCGAGATGATCCTCACCGGCATGCGCATCCCCGCCGCGGAGGCGCTGCGCATCGGGCTGGTCGAGCGTGTGGTGCCGGTGGCCGAGCTGCCGTCGGCGGCGCAGGCGCTGGCCCGCACCATCGCCGACAAGGCGCCGGTGGCGATGCGCTACGCGAAGGAGGCGGTGGTGGGTGGGCTCGGCCTGCCGCTCGACGACGGCATCCGCCTCGAGAACGACCTGGCCACCCTGCTGCGCACCACCGAGGACCGCGTCGAGGGCGCGAAGGCCTTCGTCGAGAAGCGCAAGCCCCGCTGGACCGGCCGCTAG